In a single window of the Paenibacillus sp. MMS20-IR301 genome:
- a CDS encoding nitroreductase family protein codes for MEKRKSVRTYEVTPIAPAAHASIMEYLAAEENLRGPFGGVPGIEWIWAKNGAGEGKGMKLGAYGIIVNPQAYLVGSVRNEKLALLEFGYTFQKLILHATGLGLGTCWIGGTFNRKSFARELELAEGEIIPCITPLGYAREKQRLLDTTMRYVVKADNKKPWKDLFCDSRFGQPLSPEAAGELAVPLEMVRIGPSASNKQPWRLVMSPDRRQVHFYLLHTPNYSGNKLGFQMQRIDIGIAACNFELACRELGIAGAWTMNDPGIEADSPHLEYMLSYTLS; via the coding sequence ATGGAGAAACGTAAATCGGTACGTACTTATGAGGTTACGCCGATTGCTCCGGCAGCCCATGCCTCAATTATGGAATATCTGGCTGCGGAAGAGAATCTGCGCGGGCCATTTGGCGGAGTCCCGGGCATCGAATGGATCTGGGCCAAGAACGGGGCAGGCGAAGGGAAAGGCATGAAGCTGGGGGCTTACGGAATTATTGTTAATCCGCAGGCATACCTGGTAGGCTCCGTGCGGAATGAGAAGCTGGCGCTGCTGGAGTTCGGTTACACCTTTCAAAAGCTGATTCTGCATGCCACCGGGCTGGGGCTGGGAACCTGCTGGATCGGCGGAACCTTCAACCGCAAGTCCTTTGCCCGTGAGCTTGAGCTTGCCGAAGGGGAAATCATCCCCTGCATTACCCCGCTTGGATATGCGCGGGAGAAGCAGCGGCTGCTCGATACTACGATGCGTTATGTGGTTAAGGCGGACAATAAGAAGCCGTGGAAGGATCTGTTCTGCGACAGCAGGTTCGGCCAGCCGTTAAGTCCTGAAGCGGCAGGAGAGCTGGCCGTTCCCCTGGAGATGGTGCGGATCGGCCCGTCTGCCTCCAACAAGCAGCCATGGAGGCTCGTGATGTCTCCAGACCGCCGGCAGGTGCATTTCTATCTGCTGCATACGCCTAATTACAGCGGCAACAAGCTGGGATTCCAGATGCAGCGGATTGATATCGGCATTGCCGCCTGCAATTTCGAGCTGGCCTGCCGGGAGCTGGGGATTGCCGGCGCCTGGACCATGAATGATCCGGGCATCGAGGCAGACAGCCCGCATCTGGAATATATGCTCAGCTACACGCTCAGCTAA
- a CDS encoding FlxA-like family protein, protein MNISSVSSSTSASYTSSSASDTAALEKQKAKLEADLEKVNSSKDNEKTKETKTKQIEQQIKQIEAQIAQKSQSTGSASSAQGAGAPPEKPADSNKLAAASAQQIATATTDSEGRFDIRV, encoded by the coding sequence ATGAACATTTCATCTGTATCATCTTCAACTTCGGCTTCGTATACGTCCTCTAGCGCAAGCGACACAGCCGCACTTGAGAAGCAGAAGGCTAAGCTGGAAGCCGATCTGGAGAAGGTGAACTCAAGCAAGGACAACGAGAAGACCAAAGAGACCAAAACCAAGCAAATTGAGCAGCAAATCAAGCAGATCGAAGCGCAGATTGCCCAGAAGTCACAGAGTACAGGCAGTGCTTCTTCCGCGCAGGGTGCTGGTGCACCGCCGGAGAAGCCCGCTGACAGCAATAAGCTCGCAGCCGCATCGGCACAGCAGATTGCAACCGCAACAACGGATAGCGAAGGCAGATTCGATATCCGGGTTTAG
- the mprF gene encoding bifunctional lysylphosphatidylglycerol flippase/synthetase MprF → MHSMKERLERFKIVRLLLSLYRIKAVRALVPLMIIGLVYWEGQHELKQIHLGQIIHELKTVPAPAIMQMLGISLLAVAVMSAYDYLIRRHFRLETGLLGTFRYAWIANTFNNLIGFAGLAGAGLRTLLYKKSGVPSAVLASAIVFLSPLMITGLSLLSWGSITGLLPADGLLHEHHWLVFAVWGMGLYLPFFVLLQRSSLFAKWINRGQGRTPWLTVAASVGASFMEWAFAGLAFWVIAGQLLGGIGFTPVFSIFVVAAVAGILSMAPGGIGAFDLIALLGLTQLGIKSDQAMAVLVIYRLFYYIVPWLIGLALAALEIGLPGKKGAGRSGESIETPLTVWQRIWGWPGQYTFLSDLGVWALGKLVLASGLILLLSAATPELLYRLKVTEELLSLPVMRISHHLSVLIGFMLVLLSRGISLRIYRAYVWTSLLLFGGAVFAFTKGLDYEEALFLLLVALILWISRTRFYRISVPVSTRSTIWWLILTSVIAFSYYLLGSYSHHGFLKHLPAGIQPEWLRQHSNVAVTAVSGLIFSWLLLTMFITLRPQRKADQIFADKDMARLEKFLSEEWGNALSHMLFLGDKSFFWAQEGKVLFAFARVRDKLVVLGDPLGPLNRVNDAISEFRQAADLYGLTVVFYQGTPAYLPVYHEQGYRFFKLGEEALVPLENFKLSGARNGSLRGVKSRFEREGYLFEIAEAPHADELLQELRLISEEWLAGRLEKGYSLGWFSGPYLQQAPLAVLRSACGEVLAFASIAPGYDGHRTVSIDLMRHRKETPNGTMDYLFLCLLEWAKSRGFRSFNLGHAPLSSVGRNSGALREEKIARLVFERGGHWYGFSGLRRYKDKFGPEWEPRYLAYPASLTLSVLTLDLVRLVSRHPEGKG, encoded by the coding sequence ATGCATTCTATGAAAGAAAGACTGGAACGTTTTAAAATTGTGCGGCTGCTTCTGTCGCTCTACCGGATCAAGGCGGTGCGGGCGCTTGTCCCGCTGATGATTATCGGCCTTGTCTACTGGGAAGGGCAGCATGAGCTGAAGCAGATTCATTTAGGACAGATTATTCATGAATTAAAGACGGTTCCCGCACCGGCGATTATGCAGATGCTGGGTATTTCCCTGCTCGCAGTTGCGGTGATGAGCGCTTATGATTACTTGATCCGCAGGCATTTCCGCCTGGAGACCGGACTCCTGGGCACCTTCCGCTATGCCTGGATTGCCAACACCTTTAACAATCTGATCGGGTTTGCCGGGCTGGCCGGAGCTGGCCTGCGGACACTGTTATACAAGAAGAGCGGTGTGCCTTCGGCAGTGCTGGCGTCGGCCATCGTATTCCTGTCGCCGCTTATGATAACGGGGTTATCCCTGTTGTCCTGGGGCAGCATTACCGGCCTTCTTCCGGCTGACGGGCTGCTGCATGAGCATCACTGGCTGGTGTTCGCGGTTTGGGGCATGGGCCTTTATTTGCCGTTTTTTGTGCTGCTTCAACGCTCCTCACTATTCGCCAAGTGGATCAACCGGGGGCAGGGCAGAACCCCCTGGCTTACGGTCGCTGCTTCTGTGGGGGCTTCTTTTATGGAGTGGGCGTTTGCCGGACTGGCCTTCTGGGTCATCGCCGGCCAGCTGCTCGGGGGGATCGGCTTTACTCCGGTATTCAGTATTTTCGTGGTCGCCGCAGTAGCAGGCATACTCAGCATGGCTCCCGGAGGTATCGGTGCCTTCGATCTGATTGCCCTGCTCGGGCTTACCCAGCTCGGGATCAAAAGCGATCAGGCCATGGCGGTGCTCGTCATCTACAGATTATTCTATTATATTGTGCCCTGGCTGATCGGGCTGGCGCTGGCTGCGCTGGAAATCGGCCTGCCGGGCAAGAAGGGAGCCGGACGAAGCGGAGAGAGCATCGAAACTCCGCTTACGGTCTGGCAGAGAATCTGGGGCTGGCCGGGCCAATACACCTTCCTCAGTGATTTGGGCGTATGGGCGCTAGGCAAGCTGGTGCTGGCCAGCGGCCTGATTCTGCTGTTGTCTGCGGCTACACCCGAGCTGCTCTACCGGTTGAAGGTTACGGAGGAGCTGTTGTCATTGCCGGTTATGCGGATATCCCATCATCTGTCCGTGTTAATCGGCTTCATGCTGGTCCTGTTATCACGGGGGATCTCCCTGCGGATCTACAGGGCATATGTCTGGACTAGTCTGCTGCTCTTCGGCGGAGCAGTGTTCGCTTTTACCAAGGGATTGGATTATGAAGAGGCGCTGTTTCTGCTGTTAGTTGCTCTGATTCTCTGGATCTCGCGGACCCGCTTCTACCGGATCAGCGTTCCGGTCAGCACAAGAAGCACTATCTGGTGGCTGATTCTCACCTCGGTTATTGCCTTCAGCTACTATCTGCTGGGCAGCTATTCCCATCATGGCTTCCTGAAGCATCTGCCGGCCGGCATTCAGCCGGAATGGCTGCGCCAGCACAGCAATGTGGCGGTTACGGCTGTTTCCGGACTGATCTTCTCCTGGCTGCTGCTGACGATGTTCATCACCCTCCGGCCGCAGCGGAAGGCGGATCAAATCTTCGCGGATAAGGATATGGCGCGGCTGGAGAAGTTCCTCTCGGAGGAATGGGGAAATGCTTTGAGTCATATGCTGTTTCTGGGTGACAAAAGCTTCTTCTGGGCACAGGAGGGCAAAGTGCTTTTTGCTTTTGCCAGAGTCCGGGACAAGCTTGTGGTGCTGGGCGATCCGCTCGGCCCGCTGAACCGGGTCAATGACGCAATCAGCGAATTCAGGCAGGCTGCTGATTTGTACGGGCTTACGGTAGTCTTCTACCAGGGGACACCGGCCTATCTGCCTGTATATCATGAGCAGGGCTACCGCTTCTTCAAGCTTGGCGAGGAGGCGCTGGTACCGCTGGAGAACTTTAAGCTGAGCGGGGCCAGAAACGGCAGTCTGCGGGGTGTGAAAAGCCGGTTTGAACGCGAGGGCTACCTCTTCGAGATTGCCGAAGCGCCCCATGCTGATGAGCTGCTGCAGGAGCTTCGCTTAATCTCTGAGGAATGGCTGGCCGGACGGCTCGAAAAAGGATATTCGCTCGGCTGGTTCAGCGGGCCTTACCTGCAGCAGGCTCCGCTGGCTGTGCTGCGCTCCGCCTGCGGGGAGGTGCTGGCCTTTGCTTCTATTGCCCCGGGGTATGACGGGCACAGGACGGTTTCGATTGACCTTATGCGCCACCGCAAGGAAACTCCCAACGGGACTATGGATTATCTGTTCCTCTGCCTGCTGGAGTGGGCGAAGTCGCGCGGCTTCCGCAGCTTCAATCTCGGCCATGCCCCGTTGTCTAGTGTCGGCCGAAATTCAGGAGCGCTGCGGGAGGAGAAAATCGCCCGGCTGGTGTTCGAGCGGGGCGGACACTGGTACGGATTCTCCGGTCTCAGACGGTATAAGGATAAATTCGGACCCGAATGGGAGCCAAGGTATCTGGCTTATCCGGCCTCGCTTACCTTGTCTGTCCTGACACTGGATCTGGTAAGGCTGGTCTCCCGTCATCCTGAGGGTAAAGGGTAG
- a CDS encoding DMT family transporter, translating into MSRKDFATLLLLAFAWGASFLFMRIASPELGPVFTTELRVTLAAVALLLYALLTRRKLGILRYWKQFLMLGAVNAALPFTLICMAELHLSASLAAILNTTTPMFAALAAWGTRQEKPGLAKSAGLIMGMLGVGVLVGWSPVPLTGTVLLSVGFSLGAALSYAFGGLYASRVGKGLTPLALAAGQQLGASVVLLPLAVIFAPQHMPSAAAVYSVLGLSLICTSVAYLLYFRLIASVGPVKTVSVTFLVPVFGLLWGALFLHEPVYANTIAGLIIILLSLTLVNRKTRRP; encoded by the coding sequence ATGAGCCGCAAGGATTTCGCTACGCTGCTGTTGTTGGCTTTTGCCTGGGGCGCCTCCTTCCTGTTCATGCGCATTGCTTCGCCTGAACTCGGCCCGGTCTTCACAACCGAGCTGCGGGTTACGCTGGCCGCAGTAGCTCTGCTGCTCTATGCGCTGCTGACCCGGCGTAAGCTGGGGATTCTGAGGTACTGGAAGCAGTTCCTTATGCTTGGTGCGGTTAATGCCGCGCTTCCCTTCACCCTGATCTGCATGGCTGAGCTGCATCTGAGTGCTTCGCTGGCGGCAATCCTTAATACTACCACCCCGATGTTTGCGGCATTGGCCGCCTGGGGGACGCGCCAGGAGAAGCCGGGACTGGCCAAGTCAGCCGGGCTAATCATGGGTATGCTGGGCGTGGGCGTTCTGGTCGGCTGGAGTCCTGTACCGTTAACGGGTACCGTCCTCTTGTCCGTAGGCTTCTCGCTTGGTGCCGCCTTATCGTATGCCTTCGGAGGCCTGTATGCTTCACGCGTGGGGAAGGGGCTGACGCCGCTCGCGCTTGCCGCCGGACAACAGCTGGGGGCAAGCGTAGTCCTGCTGCCGCTGGCCGTTATTTTCGCCCCGCAGCATATGCCGTCTGCAGCAGCCGTATACTCCGTACTCGGCTTGTCGCTGATCTGTACATCGGTGGCCTATCTGCTGTATTTCCGCCTGATTGCCAGTGTCGGACCCGTGAAGACCGTCAGCGTAACGTTTCTGGTACCGGTATTCGGACTGCTGTGGGGAGCGCTCTTCCTCCATGAACCGGTCTATGCCAATACCATTGCCGGCTTAATCATCATTCTGCTCAGCCTGACGCTGGTTAACCGGAAGACCCGGAGGCCCTAA
- a CDS encoding nucleotidyltransferase domain-containing protein: MYQHHQKAIEAITGKLRAREDVLGVIIGGSIAHGYASETSDLDCMLVLSEEDYRKALQTGDIGFFETESTPYEGGYVDGKCITQDYLRKVAEHGTEPARYAFKDAFVAYSRIEGLEELVHAASRYPAEHKEENIQKFYAQLETWKWYFYEGLKRNDRLLMDYSRTNYVMFAGRLILAHNERLFPSYKWLLKELEKAEAKPDNFMQLMDEVIRLQTPESIECLYGSITQFHDWYTSAEHWTVRFMLDSQLNWLEGIVPVLDL; the protein is encoded by the coding sequence TTGTATCAGCATCATCAGAAGGCTATTGAAGCCATAACCGGCAAGTTGCGGGCCAGGGAAGATGTGCTTGGAGTAATTATCGGCGGTTCCATAGCGCACGGGTATGCCAGTGAAACCTCGGATCTTGATTGTATGCTTGTGCTCTCTGAGGAGGATTACCGGAAGGCGCTTCAGACCGGAGACATCGGTTTTTTTGAGACGGAATCCACTCCGTATGAGGGCGGTTATGTGGACGGAAAATGCATAACGCAAGACTATCTCAGAAAGGTGGCGGAGCATGGGACGGAGCCTGCGAGGTATGCATTCAAAGATGCCTTTGTAGCCTATTCCCGGATAGAAGGTCTTGAGGAGCTGGTCCATGCGGCTTCCCGCTATCCGGCGGAGCACAAGGAGGAGAATATTCAGAAATTCTACGCCCAGCTGGAAACGTGGAAATGGTATTTTTACGAAGGGCTTAAACGAAACGACCGGCTGCTGATGGATTATTCCCGCACAAACTATGTTATGTTCGCCGGGAGACTGATCCTGGCCCACAATGAGCGGCTGTTCCCCTCCTATAAATGGCTGCTCAAGGAGCTGGAGAAGGCAGAGGCTAAGCCGGATAACTTCATGCAGCTGATGGACGAGGTGATCAGGCTGCAGACGCCGGAATCCATTGAGTGCCTGTACGGCAGCATCACGCAGTTTCATGACTGGTATACCTCGGCAGAGCACTGGACTGTCAGGTTCATGCTTGACAGCCAGCTGAACTGGCTTGAAGGCATCGTGCCCGTTCTGGACCTATAA